A region from the Leopardus geoffroyi isolate Oge1 chromosome E3, O.geoffroyi_Oge1_pat1.0, whole genome shotgun sequence genome encodes:
- the AIMP2 gene encoding aminoacyl tRNA synthase complex-interacting multifunctional protein 2 isoform X2, protein MPMYQEESDPSLQALESRQDDILKRLYELKAAVDGLSKMIQTPDADVDVTNIIQADEPAAFSTSALDLNSVLGKDYGALKDIVINANPASPPLSLLVLHRLLCDHYRVLSTVHTHSAVKSVPENLLKCFGDQTKKQPRHEYQLGFTLIWKNVPKTQMKFSVQTMCPIEGEGNIARFLFSLFGQKQNAVNLTLIDSWVDIAVFQLKEGSGKEKAAVFRSMNSALGKSPWLVGNELTVADVVLWSVLQQTGGGSMTVPANVQKWMRACENLAPFNTALKLLQ, encoded by the exons ATGCCGATGTACCAG GAAGAGTCCGACCCATCTCTTCAAGCCCTTGAGTCCCGCCAAGATGATATTTTAAAACGTCTCTATGAATTGAAAGCTGCGGTTGACGGCCTCTCGAAGATGATTCAGACACCAGACGCAGACGTGGACGTAACCAACATAATCCAGGCTGATGAGCCCGCTGCTTTCTCGACCAGCGCGTTGGACTTAAACTCAGTGCTTGGAAAG GATTATGGGGCGCTGAAAGACATCGTGATCAATGCAaaccctgcctcccctcccctgtccctgctcGTGCTGCACAGGCTCCTGTGTGACCACTACAGGGTCCTGTCCACCGTTCACACGCACTCTGCAGTTAAGAGTGTGCCAGAAAACCTCCTCAAGTGCTTTGGCGACCAGACCAAAAAACAGCCCCGTCACGAGTATCAGCTGGGTTTTACACTAATCTGGAAGAATG TGCCGAAGACGCAGATGAAGTTCAGCGTCCAAACCATGTGTCCCATCGAAGGAGAAGGGAACATCGCCCGGTTTCTGTTCTCTCTGTTTGGCCAGAAGCAGAATGCTGTGAATTTAACCCTCATAGATAGCTGGGTAGACATAGCGGTTTTTCAGCTAAAAGAGGGAAGCGGTAAAGAAAAAGCCGCTGTGTTCCGCTCCATGAACTCCGCTCTTGGCAAGAGCCCCTGGCTGGTTGGGAATGAACTCACTGTGGCAGATGTGGTGCTGTGGTCCGTGCTCCAGCAGACAGGAGGCGGCAGCATGACAGTGCCGGCCAACGTGCAGAAGTGGATGAGGGCGTGTGAGAACCTGGCCCCCTTCAACACTGCGCTCAAGCTCCTTCAGTGA
- the AIMP2 gene encoding aminoacyl tRNA synthase complex-interacting multifunctional protein 2 isoform X3 codes for MSEQEESDPSLQALESRQDDILKRLYELKAAVDGLSKMIQTPDADVDVTNIIQADEPAAFSTSALDLNSVLGKDYGALKDIVINANPASPPLSLLVLHRLLCDHYRVLSTVHTHSAVKSVPENLLKCFGDQTKKQPRHEYQLGFTLIWKNVPKTQMKFSVQTMCPIEGEGNIARFLFSLFGQKQNAVNLTLIDSWVDIAVFQLKEGSGKEKAAVFRSMNSALGKSPWLVGNELTVADVVLWSVLQQTGGGSMTVPANVQKWMRACENLAPFNTALKLLQ; via the exons ATGAGTGAACAG GAAGAGTCCGACCCATCTCTTCAAGCCCTTGAGTCCCGCCAAGATGATATTTTAAAACGTCTCTATGAATTGAAAGCTGCGGTTGACGGCCTCTCGAAGATGATTCAGACACCAGACGCAGACGTGGACGTAACCAACATAATCCAGGCTGATGAGCCCGCTGCTTTCTCGACCAGCGCGTTGGACTTAAACTCAGTGCTTGGAAAG GATTATGGGGCGCTGAAAGACATCGTGATCAATGCAaaccctgcctcccctcccctgtccctgctcGTGCTGCACAGGCTCCTGTGTGACCACTACAGGGTCCTGTCCACCGTTCACACGCACTCTGCAGTTAAGAGTGTGCCAGAAAACCTCCTCAAGTGCTTTGGCGACCAGACCAAAAAACAGCCCCGTCACGAGTATCAGCTGGGTTTTACACTAATCTGGAAGAATG TGCCGAAGACGCAGATGAAGTTCAGCGTCCAAACCATGTGTCCCATCGAAGGAGAAGGGAACATCGCCCGGTTTCTGTTCTCTCTGTTTGGCCAGAAGCAGAATGCTGTGAATTTAACCCTCATAGATAGCTGGGTAGACATAGCGGTTTTTCAGCTAAAAGAGGGAAGCGGTAAAGAAAAAGCCGCTGTGTTCCGCTCCATGAACTCCGCTCTTGGCAAGAGCCCCTGGCTGGTTGGGAATGAACTCACTGTGGCAGATGTGGTGCTGTGGTCCGTGCTCCAGCAGACAGGAGGCGGCAGCATGACAGTGCCGGCCAACGTGCAGAAGTGGATGAGGGCGTGTGAGAACCTGGCCCCCTTCAACACTGCGCTCAAGCTCCTTCAGTGA
- the AIMP2 gene encoding aminoacyl tRNA synthase complex-interacting multifunctional protein 2 isoform X1 — MPMYQVKPYHEGSASLRVELPTCMYRLPNVHGRTGSPAPDSGHVQEESDPSLQALESRQDDILKRLYELKAAVDGLSKMIQTPDADVDVTNIIQADEPAAFSTSALDLNSVLGKDYGALKDIVINANPASPPLSLLVLHRLLCDHYRVLSTVHTHSAVKSVPENLLKCFGDQTKKQPRHEYQLGFTLIWKNVPKTQMKFSVQTMCPIEGEGNIARFLFSLFGQKQNAVNLTLIDSWVDIAVFQLKEGSGKEKAAVFRSMNSALGKSPWLVGNELTVADVVLWSVLQQTGGGSMTVPANVQKWMRACENLAPFNTALKLLQ, encoded by the exons ATGCCGATGTACCAGGTAAAGCCCTATCACGAGGGCAGCGCATCTCTCCGTGTAGAGCTTCCCACCTGCATGTACCGGCTCCCCAACGTGCACGGCAGAACCGGCAGTCCAGCGCCGGACTCAGGCCACGTGCAG GAAGAGTCCGACCCATCTCTTCAAGCCCTTGAGTCCCGCCAAGATGATATTTTAAAACGTCTCTATGAATTGAAAGCTGCGGTTGACGGCCTCTCGAAGATGATTCAGACACCAGACGCAGACGTGGACGTAACCAACATAATCCAGGCTGATGAGCCCGCTGCTTTCTCGACCAGCGCGTTGGACTTAAACTCAGTGCTTGGAAAG GATTATGGGGCGCTGAAAGACATCGTGATCAATGCAaaccctgcctcccctcccctgtccctgctcGTGCTGCACAGGCTCCTGTGTGACCACTACAGGGTCCTGTCCACCGTTCACACGCACTCTGCAGTTAAGAGTGTGCCAGAAAACCTCCTCAAGTGCTTTGGCGACCAGACCAAAAAACAGCCCCGTCACGAGTATCAGCTGGGTTTTACACTAATCTGGAAGAATG TGCCGAAGACGCAGATGAAGTTCAGCGTCCAAACCATGTGTCCCATCGAAGGAGAAGGGAACATCGCCCGGTTTCTGTTCTCTCTGTTTGGCCAGAAGCAGAATGCTGTGAATTTAACCCTCATAGATAGCTGGGTAGACATAGCGGTTTTTCAGCTAAAAGAGGGAAGCGGTAAAGAAAAAGCCGCTGTGTTCCGCTCCATGAACTCCGCTCTTGGCAAGAGCCCCTGGCTGGTTGGGAATGAACTCACTGTGGCAGATGTGGTGCTGTGGTCCGTGCTCCAGCAGACAGGAGGCGGCAGCATGACAGTGCCGGCCAACGTGCAGAAGTGGATGAGGGCGTGTGAGAACCTGGCCCCCTTCAACACTGCGCTCAAGCTCCTTCAGTGA